A single region of the Silene latifolia isolate original U9 population chromosome 8, ASM4854445v1, whole genome shotgun sequence genome encodes:
- the LOC141595931 gene encoding uncharacterized protein LOC141595931, which produces MPYQKRGNVIFSPKVLKMAMGILGMCVIGYIVGPPLYWHLLEGLAAFRHTSSSSSCPPCQCDCSSSYPFLSLPLGLNTSFTDCMKHDPEVSEEMEKHFAELVAEELRQKEAEALENQQRSEMALLEAKKIASQYQKEADKCNSGMETCEEARERAEDALEAQRRVTALWEQRARQKGWNDTFITRKARHSRYLSH; this is translated from the exons ATGCCATATCAAAAGAGAGGAAATGTGATATTTAGCCCAAAGGTATTAAAAATGGCTATGGGAATTCTAGGCATGTGTGTTATAGGCTACATTGTTGGTCCTCCTCTCTATTGGCATCTCCTTGAAGGCCTCGCCGCGTTTCGACACACTTCTTCCTCCTCGTCTTGCCCCCCTTGTCAATGTGATTGCTCGTCTTCTTACCCTTTTCTTTCTCTTCCACTAG GACTGAATACGTCATTCACAG ATTGTATGAAACACGATCCAGAAGTAAGCGAAGAGATGGAGAAGCATTTCGCGGAACTAGTAGCAGAAGAGCTAAGGCAAAAAGAGGCAGAAGCTTTAGAAAACCAGCAACGGTCAGAAATGGCGTTACTTGAAGCCAAAAAGATCGCGTCTCAATATCAAAAGGAAGCCGATAAGTGCAATTCAGGGATGGAGACTTGCGAAGAAGCTCGAGAACGTGCAGAAGATGCCTTGGAAGCCCAAAGAAGGGTTACTGCATTGTGGGAACAAAGGGCTAGGCAAAAAGGATGGAACGACACGTTTATTACTCGAAAAGCTCGTCACAGCAGATACTTAAGTCATTAA
- the LOC141595933 gene encoding peroxidase 29-like, which yields MRGMEGKFAMIVQLVILLLVIHGGESEGGELVYNYYETTCPFVEDIVRNEMLSIFVADVTAPAAFLRLLFHDCQVQGCDASILLASPDSEIHASRNLGIRKLEAINQIKSSLEATCPGQVSCADIIALAAKNSVALSGGPFIRIPLGRKDSNTSSSIQADALLPSVTINVDQLISIFAAKGMNLQETVAILGAHTLGAAHCVNVVDRLYKPKPTDHMDLQLQIAIRAACANTVPAANMTLIPNDATPTIFDTSYYFGILAGRGLFSIDSSISVDPRTMVIATQFAADRNYFFRTFSSAFIKLASDNVLTGNMGQVRKQCNRVN from the exons ATGAGAGGAATGGAAGGCAAGTTTGCAATGATAGTGCAGTTAGTGATACTATTGCTTGTGATTCATGGAGGAGAAAGTGAAGGCGGTGAGTTAGTATACAATTACTATGAGACGACTTGTCCGTTTGTGGAAGACATTGTAAGGAATGAGATGTTGAGTATTTTTGTTGCTGATGTTACTGCTCCTGCAGCTTTTCTTAGACTTCTCTTTCATGACTGTCAAGTTCAG GGATGTGATGCATCGATTTTACTAGCTTCACCAGACTCAGAAATACATGCTTCCAGAAACTTGGGTATCAGGAAACTTGAAgcaattaatcaaataaaatcgAGCTTAGAGGCAACTTGTCCAGGGCAAGTCTCTTGTGCTGACATAATAGCCTTAGCCGCCAAGAACTCAGTCGCGCTATCAGGTGGCCCGTTCATTCGAATTCCTCTAGGAAGAAAGGATTCTAACACTTCCAGCTCCATTCAGGCTGATGCTCTTCTTCCTTCAGTTACCATCAATGTCGATCAACTAATAAGTATTTTTGCGGCCAAAGGAATGAATCTTCAAGAAACTGTTGCCATTCTAG GGGCGCATACGTTAGGTGCAGCGCACTGCGTCAACGTTGTGGACAGACTTTACAAGCCAAAACCGACAGATCACATGGATCTTCAACTTCAGATTGCAATTAGAGCTGCTTGCGCTAATACAGTCCCTGCAGCAAACATGACACTAATACCAAATGATGCAACTCCGACAATATTTGATACCAGTTATTACTTTGGTATACTCGCGGGCAGAGGCTTATTTAGCATTGATTCGAGCATTTCAGTTGATCCACGAACCATGGTGATTGCCACTCAGTTTGCTGCAGACCGGAACTATTTCTTCCGGACCTTTTCTTCTGCCTTCATCAAACTCGCTTCTGATAATGTTCTAACTGGTAACATGGGTCAAGTCAGGAAGCAATGCAACCGTGTAAACTAA
- the LOC141595932 gene encoding glycosyltransferase BC10-like yields the protein MAAAAARARNAVVVRRRRGCKVIMLITVIILCLISLIALQSKSSSSLDVVSSTRRSRREEITYVGVPKIAFLFLTRRHLPLDFLWGSFFQGVEASSYSIYVHSQPGFVFDESTTRSPLFYGRQLKNSIQVLWGESSMIEAERLLLDAALEDPANQRFVLLSDSCVPLYNFSYIYDYIMGSPKSFVDSFLDKKEGRYNTKMSPIIPKDKWRKGSQWFTLIRRHAEVMVDDEIVFPVFRKFCKRRPPVDNKNAKLNLKLQKQHNCIPDEHYLPTLLTMAGLEKELERRTLTYTEWNESASKMEGKGWHPVTFSASATTPRRIRGIKDINHIYYETEYRTEWCRVNSTSVPCFLFARKFTQAAAMRFLSEGLGDFSI from the exons ATGGCGGCGGCAGCAGCGAGGGCGAGAAATGCGGTGGTTGTGCGGCGGCGAAGAGGTTGTAAAGTGATTATGTTAATTACAGTGATTATACTGTGTTTAATCAGCTTAATCGCGTTGCAAAgtaaatcatcatcatcattggatgTAGTTTCATCCACGCGCCGATCGCGGCGTGAGGAAATTACGTATGTCGGTGTTCCGAAGATCGCGTTTTTGTTCCTCACGCGCCGGCATCTTCCTTTGGATTTTCTTTGGGGTTCCTTTTTTCAG GGAGTGGAGGCATCAAGCTATTCAATTTATGTTCACTCTCAACCTGGGTTTGTGTTTGATGAATCAACAACCCGCTCGCCTTTGTTTTATGGCCGGCAGTTGAAGAATAGCATTCAG GTATTATGGGGTGAATCAAGTATGATTGAAGCCGAAAGGTTATTGCTCGATGCAGCACTCGAGGACCCTGCCAACCAGAGATTTGTTCTTCTTTCAGATAG TTGTGTTCCTCTGTACAATTTTAGCTATATATACGACTATATTATGGGATCTCCCAAAAGTTTCGTAGACAG CTTTCTTGATAAAAAGGAAGGTCGCTATAACACAAAGATGTCGCCCATAATACCAAAAGATAAATGGCGTAAAGGATCACAG TGGTTCACTCTGATTCGGAGACACGCAGAAGTCATGGTCGACGATGAGATTGTCTTTCCAGTCTTCAGAAAGTTCTGTAAG CGACGTCCTCCAGTTGACAATAAGAATGCAAAGCTGAATCTG AAACTCCAAAAACAGCACAATTGCATTCCTGATGAGCACTATCTGCCGACATTGCTGACT ATGGCAGGCCTTGAGAAGGAACTTGAACGTAGGACATTGACGTACACTGAGTGGAATGAATCTGCCTCAAAAATGGAAGGCAAAGGATGGCATCCTGTTACCTTCAGCGCTTCAGCTACAACTCCCCGACGGATTAGAGGAATAAAG GATATCAACCACATATACTACGAGACAGAGTATAGAACAGAGTGGTGCCGAGTCAATTCTACATCGGTTCCTTGCTTCCTTTTTGCAAGGAAGTTCACCCAAGCAGCTGCTATGCGGTTTTTGAGCGAGGGATTAGGTGATTTCAGTATATGA
- the LOC141595927 gene encoding protein OSCA1-like, with protein sequence MASLADIGVSAGFNLLSALIFLLAFACLRIQPFNDRVYFPKWYLRGLRNSPNNAGAFVSKFVNLDFKSYLKFLNWMPDALKMPESDLIEHAGLDSAVYLRIYLIGLKIFVPVTFLALAVLVPVNYTNNTLELLKVTYSSIDKLSISNIQRGSSRFWAHIVMEYAFTFWACFVLYKEYAMVAKMRLQFIASERRRPDQFTVMVRNVPPDPDESVAENVEHFFLVNHRDHYLTQQVVYNANKLATMVDERKKKQNWRDYYQLKYSRSQDKRPKTRTGFLGLFGTKVDALDYYDAEIEKLTKEIVEERERVDKDPDCIMPASFVSFKTRWGAAVCAQTQQTRNPTVWLTEWAPEPRDVYWPNLAVPYVHLSVRRLITSVTFFFLTFFFMIPIAFVQSLASIEGIQKSAPFLRPVVEMPFVKSVLQGFLPGLALKLFLIFLPSLLMMMSKFEGYEAISALERRSASRYYIFNFVNVFLGSVIAGSAFEQLNMYLHSSADKIFVIIGVSIPMKATFFITYIMVDGWAGVAGEILRLKPLIIYHLKNMFLVKTEKDREEAMDAGSIGFDTGEPQIQFYVLLGLVYAVVTPILLPFILVFFAFSYLVYRHQIINVYNQEYESAAAFWPDVHGRIIGAMVFSQLLLMGLLSTKRAASTTPFLVILPILTLWFHRFCKARFEPAFKTYPLQEAVMKDTLDHSRDPDFNLKRYLQKAYIHPVFKDDKDNDETIESQSDNDTVVVPTKRNSRRNSLSPSRRSSESSRKHMNI encoded by the exons ATGGCAAGCCTTGCAGATATAGGGGTGTCTGCAGGGTTCAATCTGTTAAGTGCATTGATCTTCTTATTGGCATTTGCCTGCCTGAGGATCCAGCCTTTCAACGACAGGGTTTACTTTCCGAAATGGTATCTCAGAGGTTTAAGAAATAGTCCGAATAATGCAGGAGCTTTTGTGAGCAAATTTGTCAACCTGGATTTCAAGTCCTACTTGAAATTCTTGAACTGGATGCCTGATGCCTTGAAAATGCCTGAATCAGACCTTATTGAGCATGCAGGACTTGATTCTGCAGTATACTTGCGGATATATTTGATCGG GCTTAAAATCTTTGTTCCAGTAACATTTCTAGCGCTAGCAGTTCTGGTGCCAGTTAATTATACAAACAACACACTTGAGTTACTCAAAGTAACATATAGCTCCATTGATAAATTATCAATTTCAAACATACAGCGTGGATCATCGAG GTTTTGGGCTCATATAGTGATGGAATATGCATTTACGTTTTGGGCATGCTTTGTGCTGTATAAGGAATATGCAATGGTCGCAAAAATGAGGCTGCAATTTATTGCGTCTGAAAGACGACGTCCTGATCAATTCACA GTTATGGTACGCAATGTTCCTCCAGATCCTGATGAATCAGTTGCTGAGAACGTGGAGCATTTTTTCTTGGTCAATCATCGGGATCATTATCTTACTCAGCAG GTTGTCTACAATGCAAATAAGCTGGCAACGATGGTTGACGAAAGGAAAAAGAAGCAAAATTGGCGTGACTATTACCAACTAAAATATTCTAGAAGTCAAGACAAGAGGCCCAAGACAAGG ACAGGATTTCTTGGCCTGTTTGGAACAAAGGTTGATGCTTTAGACTATTATGATGCGGAGATTGAGAAACTAACAAAAGAG ATTGTTGAGGAACGAGAGAGAGTCGACAAAGATCCAGACTGTATCATGCCAGCATCTTTTGTCTCATTCAAGACTCGATGGGGAGCTGCTGTCTGTGCTCAAACTCAACAAACCAGAAATCCAACTGTTTGGTTGACTGAATGGGCCCCAGAGCCACGCGATGTCTATTGGCCAAACTTAGCTGTACCATACGTTCATCTCAGCGTCCGAAGGCTGATAACTTCTGTTACGTTTTTCTTTCTCACCTTTTTCTTCATGATCCCTATTGCATTTGTCCAATCCCTGGCAAGCATTGAGGGAATTCAGAAATCGGCTCCATTTCTTAGGCCTGTTGTAGAAAT GCCTTTTGTCAAGTCCGTCCTTCAAGGTTTCCTGCCGGGACTTGCATTAAAGCTTTTCCTCATCTTCTTACCATCACTATTAATGATGATGTCGAAATTTGAGGGCTATGAAGCTATATCAGCTCTTGAAAGGAGATCCGCTTCAAGATACTATATCTTCAATTTCGTTAATGTTTTCCTTGGAAGTGTTATCGCTGGCTCTGCATTCGAACAACTAAATATGTACCTCCACTCGTCAGCAGATAA GATATTTGTTATAATCGGAGTATCAATTCCGATGAAAGCAACCTTTTTCATAACATACATAATGGTTGATGGCTGGGCCGGTGTTGCTGGTGAGATACTGAGATTGAAGCCACTGATTATATACCATttgaagaacatgtttttggtgaaGACGGAAAAAGACAGAGAAGAAGCAATGGATGCCGGAAGTATTGGATTTGACACCGGGGAACCTCAGATACAATTTTACGTATTGCTTGGTCTTGTTTACGCTGTGGTTACTCCAATTCTGCTGCCATTCATATTAGTCTTCTTTGCATTCTCTTATCTCGTGTATCGCCATCAG aTCATAAACGTGTACAACCAAGAATATGAAAGTGCAGCGGCTTTCTGGCCTGATGTCCATGGACGTATTATTGGTGCAATGGTTTTCTCTCAGTTGCTGTTAATGGGGTTACTAAGCACAAAGCGCGCTGCATCAACAACACCGTTCCTTGTCATACTTCCGATTCTCACTTTATGGTTTCATAGGTTTTGCAAGGCGCGTTTTGAGCCAGCTTTCAAGACTTATCCTCTGCAG GAAGCTGTGATGAAAGATACTCTTGATCATTCAAGGGATCCAGACTTCAACTTAAAAAGATACCTTCAGAAGGCCTACATTCATCCCGTGTTCAAAGACGACAAAGACAATGATGAAACAATCGAGAGTCAGTCAGACAATGACACGGTGGTGGTCCCTACTAAACGGAACTCCAGAAGAAACTCTCTGTCACCAAGCAGGAGGAGCAGTGAATCATCACGCAAACATATGAACATATGA
- the LOC141595929 gene encoding chromatin remodeling protein EBS-like: MAKTRPGKRDLDSYNIKGTNKVVHAGDCVLMRPSDVGNPPYVARVEKIEADIRSNVKVKVRWYYRPEESMGGRRPFHGAKELFLSDHYDMQSAHTIEGKCTVHSFKNYTKLENVGSDDYFCRFEYKAATGAFTPDRVAVYCKCEMPYNPDDLMVQCEGCKDWFHPSCMGMSIEEAKKLDHFLCSDCVAEIDPKRGTNSFSVSPMADGRTDNKRRKR, translated from the exons ATGGCGAAAACTCGTCCTGGGAAACGTGACCTTGATTCTTACAACATTAAAGGCACCAACAAAGTTGTTCATG CTGGAGATTGTGTTCTGATGAGGCCCTCGGACGTTGGTAACCCGCCATATGTGGCTCGTGTTGAAAAGATTGAGGCTGACATTCGAAGCAATGTGAAGGTGAAAGTGAGATGGTATTATAGGCCAGAGGAATCAATGGGTGGAAGGAGGCCCTTTCATGGGGCGAAAGAGTTGTTCTTGTCTGACCATTATGATATGCAAAGTGCCCATACAATTGAAGGGAAGTGTACTGTTCACTCCTTCAAGAACTACACTAAGCTTGAGAATGTTGGGTCTGATGATTACTTCTGTAGATTCGAATATAAGGCTGCTACCGGTGCTTTTACTCCTGATCGAGTGGCTGT GTATTGCAAATGTGAGATGCCGTATAACCCAGACGATCTCATGGTGCAATGTGAGGGTTGCAAAGACTG GTTCCATCCTTCTTGCATGGGCATGAGTATTGAAGAAGCAAAGAAGCTGGATCACTTTCTTTGCTCTGATTGTGTCGCTGAAATCGACCCAAAAAGAGGGACAAACTCCTTTTCTGTATCACCAATGGCTGATGGCAGG ACTGATAATAAGAGAAGGAAGAGATGA